In [Phormidium] sp. ETS-05, the genomic window TTCAATTGATTATTTGGCTTTACCCAAAAGGCTGCTGTCTAGCCAGACTTGGCTATTGTAAAGAAATATTAATTTTTGTCTTGATTTTCAATAAATTTCTGGCCAAAATTATCAAGGGCAAGTTGCCCTGATGTAGCTCAGATGGTCGGTGCAATTGATAAATTTTGGCAGTGGTTGGGGGGGTGGGACTATATCTGCTATGCCTAACCTTCCGCTGTATTTCCGGGAAAATCGGTGTTGTCTAAAGTGGTGGCATCTGAGTCCATAAATGAAGGTGTGGCTCGTTCAAAAACGGGACAGTAACCATCGGGAGTTACCTTGAAGCCAAATAATGGTGAGGCTTGGTTCCAGCAGCGCATTCCTCGGTAGTAAAGGCAGTTACCGCAGCAGGAGTATTCTGGGGATACTCGGGCATCGCTACCTTGGGTGAGTAGCTCTCTTTGGGAAATCCCACGCAATACTAGCTCTTCCCCTTGCCAACGTGCTTGGACTAAACCGGTGTCGGCAAAGTTTTTCCAGCGCGGGTCGTTCCCAATTTGATTGGTAATGGTAATTGTCACTACGCCGGATTCTTCGGTGAGTTCTCCTTCATAGGTGGTATCGGCAATATCGGCGAGTATGGGGGTATCTCCGATCGGCAGTTCGACGAGGGTCCCGGCGGTGGGGGTGTGCAAGTGATAGCGCGATCGCAGTTCGTCCAAATTCGCCAAGTCGGCTAAATAATTGGGGGAACCGTGGATGAAAATCACGTGTTGGGGCCGGAGGTTGTGAACGAGCTGGGTGGTTCCCGATGCGTCGGCGTGTTCTGAGAGTAAATAGGTTTCTACCTGTAAGTTGGGGTTGTTGATGGTGGAGTTGGCATCAGAACGGCGAAAACCGGGTTTTTCCGGCAGCAATACCAACCAAGGACCGGTATTTGGTTGGCAGTAACGGCTGATATCGGCGTTGGTATCCGTAAGGACGATCGCGGGGGTGGTTCCGAGTTGGGGGTTGGCGTCATTCGCCCCCACAGGATAGTTTTCTGCACTGAAACGGCGGACTCGGGGACGCACTCGATCGTCCCAAAATAAAGGCTGATGGCGAGCAAAATTCTGCACTGATGCAGGCAGTTGCGGCAAAATCTCTAAATAAGCGTCGCAACCGGCGGCAACTTTGCCATCCACCCAGATATCCAAATCTCTTCCGGTGAATTGATGGTGGGAGCGCAGCAAAATTAGCAGTTCTTGTCCCATTCCCAGAGCTGGTGTGGGCAGTAACACGGAATATCCCGAGGCGATCGCCTGATAAATTCGCTCCGCCAGTTGGTTTTCCTGCACCCGCCGCCGCTGCAACCGGGAAGTGCCATAACTCCCCTCTAAAATCAAAACCTGTGGTTGCAACCCCCGCAACTCTTCCAGGGGCAACCCCTCCACCAAGCGGGAGTTGGATAGTAAAAAATCACCCGTATATAGAACGCTCAGGGGTTGACCAAGGTTTTCCCCTGTAGAGCTTCTATACGTCAGTAATATCGCCGCCGCTCCCGGTAAGTGACCGCAGCGGAATAGTTCGGCGGTCAGCCCTTCTAATAACTCTACGGGCTTTCGCCACGGCAAGGCCATACAGAATACCTGCTTTTGCCCTTCTTCTCCCAGCCAGTTCAGCGGTAACAGCTCGCAGGTCACTTCTGTGGCATATACAGGTAAATCTGGAAAAGACTTATGCAGAGCCAGCAAGCCTTTGGCGTGGTCCGGGTGGGCGTGGGAACAGAACACCAAATCTGCTGGTAATTGCTCTGTGGCGTTTTCTTCCCCCTCCAATTCTGGCGGTTTCAGGATGTCGATATTTTCCAAACCGCAGTCTAGCAGAATCCGGTAGGGACCGATTCGCAGCAATAAGCAGATTCCTTCATCGGCATGGCCGACGCCATACGGTAATATCTCCAGAACCATCGCTTTTGAAGAAAGCATCCCTATGTTTTTCCTGCATCCACTCTCAAGCCGGATGGGGACTTCTGGACCCTGTGACCTTTTGGACCCACGGGACCAGGGGACTTCTGGACCAGGGGACTTCTGGACCAGGGGAGCAGGGGACTTCTGGACCAGGGGACGGGGGAAGTGTGGGAAGTGTGGGAAGTGTGGGAAGTGTGGTCAGCAATCTTCCTCCCCATCCTCCCACCCCTCCCCATCCTCCCACCCCTCCCCATCCCCCCTAGCCCGCTGCCGCGTAGGCGTTGCCAGCGCGTAGGCGTTGCCTGCGCATAGCGCATAGCGCTTAGGCGGGGGTCTCCCCTAGCCCGCTGCCGCGTAGGCGTTGCCGGCGCGTAGGCGTTGCCGGCGCATAGCGCATAGCGCTTAGGCGGGGGTCTCCCCGTTTCCCTTCTGCTCAGATGGATGAGAGTGGTTTTGTTCTTTTGTTTACAATGGCACAAAAAAGCTCAAAGTTAGGATATTTTGACAAAAATTACCAACTGTACCTATTTTCGGGGCTCCCTCACACCATTTGGCTCGATCGCCCAACAGAGGAGCCGGAGATAGAGGACCTGTCTCAGTCTGTAGCTGGGACCACTCTGCTGGTCTTTTTCTAAACTGATTACTTTGGCCTGCCATCTGTCACTTCCGACTAGAGTTTTCTGGAAATACAGTTTTTGGTAATATATTTTTACATATAGTAATATTTCTTAATTCTTTTGGTAATTTTTCCAGAAAATTTAATTGGAAGAATTCTCAATTAAATCCAGGGGTTATGGTTGAAGTTGACTGGTTTGAGGGATCTAAAAAAATTGGCGAATTAAAATTTATCAGATAAATTAGACATTTTCACATAAAAATCGGATTAAAGTAAAGAATTTGATAAAGATTCAGTGAATAAATTAGATGGCATTTAGCAAAAATTGAGTAGTTTTAGGAGTAAAATGGATGCAGAGCGGATAAAATCAGCGGATGTGTCCCTAATCCTCAAAAGAGATTTGGAAGCGCTCAAAAATAATAAATAATCTGAGTTGGTGCCAAAGGAGAAAATGACTGCATGCGGCGGGTGTGGGACCAGCGCATTTTTAACATGGCGGTGAAAACTGTAGGGTGGATGGTGGGGTAATGGCAACCCTATGCCTCTGGTTTCGCCAAGCTGCCCCTAAAGTTTGGCACTGGTGCAAGGGGATGAAGCGGGAATGGGAAAGATAAAAGATGGGATCGGTTGTGGCACCGGTGAGCGGTATCATCAAGAAAACTGCAGTAAAAAAGTGACAAAGGCAGGTGCCAATGCCAAAAAAAAAGCGAGAATTGACAAAAGCCCATAGCAAAGCTAAGGTGCAAATGGCGGCATCGATTAGCCAGACGGCGGTTGAGTTGTGGAACGCGATCGCCAAAAAGGCGGGCATATCCCGTTCCGAGCTGTTGGAGCGCATTGCTACAGGTCAGATTTCTATCTTGACTGATGCGGCGGAACTGGATATCGCCTTGAAGACAGCCCCAGATTCACCTAGTGACGGGCCAAGCAAGACGGATAAACCAGTGGCAGCCTCGATTCATGTGGTAAGCGCCAAAGTGCAACCCCACGGCGCTCCTCCGGTGGCTACTGCCTTGGATGCAGTGCCTCCAGCAGCAGATACCGCCTCACCCCAAGCGGTATCGCCAGAGCAATCTGAGCTAGTCACCCAGTTGCAGCGACAGCTAGAACAACTGGAAGCGGAAAGTGCTGCTAAAGTGAACCGGGAAACCTACGAAAACCTGCAACAGCAATGGCAACAACAAGCCAATCTTATTGCGCAATTGCAGGAGAAATTAGAGCAGACAACAGCCTCTAGCGCGCAAGTAGGCGATCGCGATGGCGCTTGGCGTCAGGAGTTACAGGAAAAAACCCGCCGTATCGCTTCCCTGGAGGAACAGCTCGCGCAGCTAGCCGCTGACAGTGAAACTAAAGTACCTCTGGAAAGATACGAAGCCTTACAGCAGCAGTGGGAAACCCAAGCCAATAGCATCACCTCTTTAAAACAGCAGTTAGAGCTATTGACTGCCCAAACTGCTGGCAAAGTGGCTCAGGAGACTTACGAAGCGTTGCGATCGGAGTCGCAATCGCGAGCTAGTCGGATTTCCGAGTTGGAGCAACAGCTACAGCATCTCACTGGCGAGTCGCAAACTCGTGCTAGTCGGATTTCCGAGTTGGAGCAACAGCTACAGCATCTCACTGGCGAGTCGCAAACTCGTGCTAGTCGGATTTCCGAGTTGGAGCAACAGCTACAGCATCTCACTGGCGAGTCGCAAACTCGTGCTAGTCGGATTTCCGAGTTGGAGCAACAGCTACAGCATCTCACTGGCGAGTCGCAATCGCGAGCTAGTCGGATTTCCGAGTTGGAGCAACAGCTACAGCATCTCACTGGCGAGTCGCAAACTCGTGCTAGTCGGATTTCCGAGTTGGAGCAACAGCTACAGCATCTCACTGGCGAGTCGCAATCGCGAGCTAGTCGGATTTCCGAGTTGGAGCAACAGCTACAGCATCTCACTGGCGAGTCGCAATCGCGAGCTAGTCGGATTTCCGAGTTGGAGCAACAGCTACAGCATCTCACTGGCGAGTCGCAATCGCGAGCTAGTCGGATTTCCGAGTTGGAGCAACAACTACAGCATCTCACTGGCGAGTCGCAATCGCGAGCTAGTCGGATTTCCGAGTTGGAGCAACAACTACAGCATCTCACTGGCGAGTCGCAATCGCGAGCTAGTCGGATTTCCGAGTTGGAGCAACAACTACAGCATCTGAGTGGCGAGTCGCAATCGCGAGCTGGTCGGATTTCTGAGTTGGAGCAACAACTACAGCATCTTAGTGGCGAGTCGCAATCGCGAGCTAGTCGGATTTCCGAGTTGGAGCTACAACTACAACGCCTCGGTGATGAGTCGGAATCTCGTGCCAGTCGGATTTCTGAGTTGGAGCAACAGCTACAACGAGTGACAGCAGAAGCTGCAGGGAAAGTGCCTTTAGAGGAGTACAAGGCTTTGCGGCTGCAATGGGAAGAGCAGGTGCGATCGCTCTCGGAGGCTGCAGCGCGGGTGCCACTGGAAAAATATCAGGCTGTGGCGCAAGACTCGGAAGAAAAGGGACGAGCGATCGCCGCCTTACAACAGCAGGTAGCAGATTTGCAATCCTCGGCCAACATCGGCGATATCATGTTAAACCGGTGGCGTCATCGCAATTTTTCCCGATAGCTGCATCCTGATTTTCCGGTTTCTCTGATTAGGGGCATTATGGCTATGCCCCTAATCCTGCCACTGCTAATTATGGGGATTATCGGCTGATGATAAGTAGGTCAACCTCAAAAAACGTTACGATTGAGCAATATTAGGGTTGCTGTGCCATGACTCTGAATTCGTTTGATAACCAGTGTTCTGTAGTTGGCACTGCCCACCCTACAGAACTAAATTCACCGGATATTTAACCAGTGGGGCTAAAATGGGGGTCAGCCCCAATATTTTCAGCCTCAATAGGGAGGAAAGAATTGATGAATTACTACAAATTTGGTTTGATGACGTTGCTGCCATTGATGTTGATGTATGAATGGTTTCGGCGGTTCAGTGGCGACAGTTTGAAGACCATCCCGCCAGAACCAAAACCCACTGCTAGCAAGAAGAAAGACACTCAGACGCCATTACCTCCAGTAGCAGCCACCCCCCCCGAATCATCATCAGGGAGTGTCAATAATCAGGATATTACCCCTTGGCGGGAGCATGTGGAGCAGCAAGGGATGCGCATTGCACTGTTAGAGGAACAATTGGCAAGAGCAACGGTAGCAGCGGGGGACGCGGTAGCAGCAAAAGCGGCTTTGAGCCTCCAGGTAGAGCAGCAAGCATTGCGAATTGCCCAGTTAGAGCAAGAGCTGGCGACTATGCAAAGAACGGCTGCGATCGCCGATCGGATGTTAAACAAGTGGCGCTACCGGACTTTTTCTCGCTAGAGTGACGATGCAACTGGGGTAGGCAAATGATTTAGACCGGTTTGAGTTGTGCGGGAGACTGGCGAGAGGAAAATATATTCTCTATACTAGACAATTGTTGGCTTAAATTAGATTGATTAAGGGGAAATCGGTGCCTAAGTTTGACGGGTGGTCTCTAGACGATCGCAATCCAGAGGTAATTAAATCATTCATGCCTCAATGGGAATGGCTTTACCATCACTACTTTCGGGTGCAAACTGATGGTTGGCATCACGTACCTGCGACGGGCAAGGCATTAGTAGTGGGTTCCCATAACGGCGGGTTGGCTGCCCCGGATATGTTCATGTTTATGTATGACTGGTTTCGCCGCTTTGGATATGAACGCCTCTCCTATGGCTTGATGCACCCTAATGTATGGAAGGTGTTTCCAGACCAGGCAAAGCTGTCAGTACAATGTGGGGCGATCGTCGCTCACCCGAAAATGGCATTCGCCGCATTGGAACGAGATGCAATGGTAACAGTTTACCCCGGCGGTGCCTATGACGTTTTCCGTCCCCACTCCATGCGGGATAAAATCTACTTTGCCGGTAACAAAGCATTCATTAAAGTAGCTTTAATCGCTGAAGTCCCCATCATCCCCATAATTTCTCATGGTGCCCATGATACCATAATCGTATTAGGAGAATTCTACGAACAAGCTCGCCAACTCCATCAATCTCTAGGCGTCCCCTGGTTGTGCGGCGTCGATCCAGTGGTGTTTCCCATTTATTTGGGTTTACCTTGGGGCATCGGTCTCGGTCCCCTGCCCAATATTCCTCTCCCAGCCCAAATTCACACCCGCGTTTGTCAGCCGATAGTTTTTGAAAAATATGGCAGAAAAGCTGCTAAAGATAGAGATTATGTTGATGCCTGCTATAATCAAGTATTAGGGCAGATGCAGCATTCATTAGACCAACTGGTGCGGGAACACCGCTGAGTGTTTCTGGGCTGAGTATTTCTGGGTGTTATTGGTGTTTTCCTGGTAACTCTCAATTATAATTGTAGGGTGGGCAAAAGCCCGACGCCATTATCTGCAATGAGAATTTACTGGAGCAGGCTTTTGCCCACCCTACTTTTTTTGGTCAAATAGAATCATACAAGGCGCGCAAAACCGCTGCTATAGCCGGTGGTACTGATGTAAAGCGAACCAAAAACCGTCCCCCTCTTTAGATTTTCCCACGACTTTGGCGTAAAGGTCGCCGCCTACTTGAGATTCAGTTTTACTCTGGATTAAGTTAATCTTGATATTGCTAAAAATCTCGATTAAATTTTCGCCGCGCATTTGGGCTCCTTTAAACGAGAATTTAACCAAACTGCCGTAATGCTGCTGATTACTGATGTGTTTGCCATCTAAAATCGTATATACAACTCGGATTTCTTCTTTTAAAAGAATCATGT contains:
- a CDS encoding MBL fold metallo-hydrolase: MVLEILPYGVGHADEGICLLLRIGPYRILLDCGLENIDILKPPELEGEENATEQLPADLVFCSHAHPDHAKGLLALHKSFPDLPVYATEVTCELLPLNWLGEEGQKQVFCMALPWRKPVELLEGLTAELFRCGHLPGAAAILLTYRSSTGENLGQPLSVLYTGDFLLSNSRLVEGLPLEELRGLQPQVLILEGSYGTSRLQRRRVQENQLAERIYQAIASGYSVLLPTPALGMGQELLILLRSHHQFTGRDLDIWVDGKVAAGCDAYLEILPQLPASVQNFARHQPLFWDDRVRPRVRRFSAENYPVGANDANPQLGTTPAIVLTDTNADISRYCQPNTGPWLVLLPEKPGFRRSDANSTINNPNLQVETYLLSEHADASGTTQLVHNLRPQHVIFIHGSPNYLADLANLDELRSRYHLHTPTAGTLVELPIGDTPILADIADTTYEGELTEESGVVTITITNQIGNDPRWKNFADTGLVQARWQGEELVLRGISQRELLTQGSDARVSPEYSCCGNCLYYRGMRCWNQASPLFGFKVTPDGYCPVFERATPSFMDSDATTLDNTDFPGNTAEG
- a CDS encoding glycerol acyltransferase, giving the protein MPQWEWLYHHYFRVQTDGWHHVPATGKALVVGSHNGGLAAPDMFMFMYDWFRRFGYERLSYGLMHPNVWKVFPDQAKLSVQCGAIVAHPKMAFAALERDAMVTVYPGGAYDVFRPHSMRDKIYFAGNKAFIKVALIAEVPIIPIISHGAHDTIIVLGEFYEQARQLHQSLGVPWLCGVDPVVFPIYLGLPWGIGLGPLPNIPLPAQIHTRVCQPIVFEKYGRKAAKDRDYVDACYNQVLGQMQHSLDQLVREHR